The Vespula pensylvanica isolate Volc-1 chromosome 5, ASM1446617v1, whole genome shotgun sequence genome includes a window with the following:
- the LOC122629539 gene encoding uncharacterized protein LOC122629539, producing MSTTNERCTKCHGDHETGSIYCPKFNEKRIADSTKVSSAKSSDNSYTVQIVSIGIRPDNFYEAKMLLAPEIDMSSTKITVKGNNLRVSVQRHLSKEFSDMIQKLPCNDLTKQILKHRENLLIPESIDSDEVRAVVDNKHRMLILTAPTIKPSKRLKM from the exons ATGAgtacgacgaacgaacgatgtaCGAAATGTCATGGTGATCATGAGACAGGTAGCATTTACTGTCCCAAATTtaacgaaaagagaatagCAGATTCTACCAAAGTATCATCGGCTAAATCATCGGATAACAGTTACACCGTGCAAATAGTTTCCATAGGTATTCGGCCTGACAATTTCTACGAG GCCAAAATGTTACTAGCACCGGAAATCGATATGTCGTCTACGAAAATAACTGTTAAGGGCAATAATCTTCGTGTAAGCGTTCAACGACATCTAAGTAAAGAGTTTTCGGATATGATACAAAAATTGCCATGTAACGATTTGACGAAACAAATCCTTAAACATCGAGAAAATTTACTTATACCGGAGTCCATTGACAGCGATGAAGTTCGTGCTGTAGTTGACAATAAACATAGAATGCTAATCCTAACTGCACCTACTATTAAACCGagtaaacgattaaaaatgtgA
- the LOC122629541 gene encoding uncharacterized protein LOC122629541 has product MENLPQHCLDNAILLRPYDYIDLKMISSGFKTRLKLSQIPDFYTINNKEYFAAEIKTEGFKVSTAALATENVLNIKLQELGGRRHVRNINFLIPTEANAKIASIEVFDDNTIFMRVPLICNF; this is encoded by the exons ATGGAAAATTTGCCACAGCATTGTTTGGACAACGCCATATTGTTAAGACCATACGATTATATAGATCTCAAAATGATATCGAGCGGATTCAAAACACGATTGAAATTGAGTCAAATCCCggatttttatacgataaataacaaagaatattTTGCT GCAGAAATAAAGACTGAAGGATTTAAAGTAAGCACTGCTGCTCTAGCAACGGAGAATgttttgaatattaaattacaagaATTGGGTGGTCGACGTCACGTTAGAAATATTAACTTTCTCATTCCAACGGAAGCAAATGCAAAAATTGCATCCATTGAAGTATTCGATGATAATACCATTTTTATGAGAGTACCACTCATCTGCAATTTTTAA